From a region of the Pieris brassicae chromosome 13, ilPieBrab1.1, whole genome shotgun sequence genome:
- the LOC123717804 gene encoding opsin-1-like yields MAITNLDPAPGVAAMQSFGIHAEAFGSNQTVIDKVLPEMMHLIDPYWYQFPPLNPLWHALLGFTISVLAFISITGNGMVVYIFSTTKSLKTPSNLLVVNLAFSDFLMMAMMAPPMVVNSYNETWVFGPTACQFYACFGSLFGCVSIWTMTAIAFDRYNVIVKGIAAKPMTINSALLRILGVWLFSLAWTLAPIFGWSRYVPEGNMTACGTDYLSKDWFSRSYIILYAIACYFLPLFLIVYSYWFIVQAVAAHERAMREQAKKMNVASLRSSEQANTSAECKLAKVALMTISLWFMAWTPYLVINFAGIFETSPISPLSTIWGSVFAKANAVYNPIVYGISHPKYRAALYQRFPALACQPSPAEETGSVASAATACTEEKPSA; encoded by the exons ATGGCAATAACCAACCTGGACCCAGCACCAGGCGTAGCAGCCATGCAGTCCTTCGGTATCCACGCCGAGGCCTTCGGATCCAACCAGACCGTCATCGACAAGGTTCTGCCCGAAATGATGCACCTCATTGACCCATACTG GTACCAGTTTCCACCATTGAACCCACTATGGCACGCTCTTCTCGGATTCACCATTAGTGTCTTGGCTTTCATCTCCATAACTGGCAACGGTATGGTGGTATACATTTTCTCGACGACAAAG TCACTCAAGACGCCTTCAAACCTGCTAGTTGTTAATTTGGCTTTCTCCGACTTCTTGATGATGGCTATGATGGCTCCGCCTATGGTGGTCAACAGTTACAATGAAACATGGGTTTTTG GTCCGACTGCATGCCAATTCTATGCCTGCTTTGGGTCACTATTTGGATGCGTCTCGATCTGGACTATGACAGCCATTGCCTTCGACCGTTACAATGTGATCGTCAAGGGTATTGCTGCAAAACCGATGACCATTAACAGTGCTTTACTCAGGATCCTTGGTGTATGGCTATTCTCTCTTGCATGGACTCTTGCGCCCATCTTTGGCTGGAGCCG ATACGTCCCTGAGGGCAACATGACCGCTTGTGGAACTGACTACCTAAGCAAGGACTGGTTCAGCCGAAGCTACATCATTCTTTACGCTATCGCCTGCTACTTCCTGCCACTTTTCCTCATCGTCTACTCGTACTGGTTCATTGTACAG GCTGTTGCAGCCCACGAGAGGGCCATGAGGGAACAGGCTAAGAAAATGAATGTTGCTTCTCTTAGATCTTCGGAACAGGCTAACACGAGCGCTGAGTGCAAATTGGCTAAG GTTGCACTGATGACCATCTCTCTTTGGTTCATGGCATGGACCCCTTACCTGGTAATCAACTTCGCTGGAATTTTCGAGACCTCACCAATCAGCCCACTCTCAACCATCTGGGGCTCCGTCTTTGCTAAAGCTAATGCCGTGTACAATCCAATCGTATATGGCATCAg CCACCCGAAATACCGCGCTGCTCTATACCAGAGGTTCCCAGCCCTGGCCTGCCAGCCTTCACCAGCTGAGGAGACCGGCTCAGTGGCCTCCGCCGCAACCGCTTGCACCGAGGAGAAACCATCTGCTTAA
- the LOC123717846 gene encoding 60S ribosomal protein L8, which yields MGRVIRAQRKGAGSVFVSHTKKRKGAPKLRSLDYAERHGYIKGVVKDIIHDPGRGAPLAVVHFRDPYKFKTRKELFIAPEGLYTGQFVYCGKKATLEVGNVMPVGAMPEGTIVCNLEEKMGDRGRLARASGNFATVIGHNPDAKRTRVKLPSGAKKVLPSSNRGMVGIVAGGGRIDKPILKAGRAYHKYKVKRNCWPYVRGVSMNPVEHPHGGGNHQHIGKASTVKRGTSAGRKVGLIAARRTGRIRGGKTETKKEA from the exons ATGGGTCGTGTGATTCGTGCTCAACGTAAAGGTGCCGGTTCAGTTTTCGTATCGCACACCAAGAAAAGGAAAGGAGCTCCCAAACTCCGATCCTTAGACTATGCTGAACGTCATGGATATATCAAGGGTGTTGTGAAG GATATTATCCACGATCCTGGTCGTGGTGCACCTTTAGCTGTTGTTCATTTCCGTGACCCTTACAAGTTTAAGACACGTAAGGAGCTCTTCATCGCCCCAGAAGGTCTTTACACTGGACAGTTTGTTTACTGTGGAAAGAAAGCTACACTTGAAGTCG GCAATGTCATGCCAGTTGGTGCCATGCCTGAAGGTACCATTGTATGTAACCTTGAAGAGAAGATGGGTGACAGGGGTCGGCTTGCACGTGCCTCTGGTAACTTTGCCACAGTAATTGGACACAATCCAGATGCTAAGCGTACCAGGGTAAAGCTGCCATCTGGAGCTAAGAAAGTTTTACCATCTAGCAATCGAGGAATGGTTG gtaTTGTTGCTGGCGGTGGTCGTATTGACAAGCCCATATTGAAGGCTGGACGTGCCTACCACAAGTACAAGGTTAAGCGTAACTGCTGGCCATATGTACGAGGTGTGTCCATGAACCCCGTTGAGCATCCTCACGGAGGTGGTAACCATCAACACATTG gtAAGGCATCCACTGTCAAGAGAGGAACATCAGCCGGTCGCAAGGTCGGTCTCATCGCTGCCCGCAGAACCGGAAGAATTCGTGGAGGCAAGACAGAAACCAAGAAGGAGGCGTAg
- the LOC123717691 gene encoding cryptochrome-1-like, which produces MSVTSQDASLSNPTKTDKHTIHWFRKGLRLHDNPALKEGLVDASTFRCVFIIDPWFASSSNVGINKWRFLLQCLDDLDNSLRKLNSRLFVVRGQPADALPKLFQEWGTTSLTFEEDPEPYGRVRDHNITTKCREVGINVLSRASHTLYKLDNIIERNGGKAPLTYHQFQALIASMPAPPPSESTITLESLNGATTPLLADHDDRFGVPTLEELGFETDGLKAPVWIGGETEALARLERHLERKAWVASFGRPKMTPQSLLASQTGLSPYLRFGCLSTRLFYYQLTDLYERIKRVRPPLSLHGQILWREFFYCAATRNPNFDRMVGNPICVQIPWEKNKEALAKWANGQTGFPWIDAIMVQLRDEGWIHHLARHAVACFLTRGDLWISWEEGMKVFDELLLDADWSVNAGMWMWLSCSSFFQQFFHCYCPVRFGRKTDPNGDFIRKYIPALKNMPTRYIHEPWMAPSSVQQAARCVIGRDYPMPIIDHSKASQVNIERIKQVYAQLAKFKPQGVLNPQIVQRPNVMQSSPSPTSIIASINQSNFLCNTTPEGQSSNPPNAEREEDDIFIRPTSFIRPILDSSKSLFKQVVLVQQQKTTKIYQQPLCPPKEHVMNVGLNIAYKEKTENDFKKEKEKYDSTDTEKKYNGMNNIEESYIDSPLNEYDLKQGEMEDKNAKIHQMVINSDRQDLGLPEDSPESHKN; this is translated from the exons ATGTCGGTAACGTCGCAAGATGCTTCACTGTCGAATCCAACGAAGACAGACAAACATACAATACATTGGTTCAGAAAGGGACTCCGACTTCACGACAATCCGGCGTTAAAGGAGGGTCTGGTCGATGCGTCGACCTTCCGTTGTGTGTTCATCATTGACCCCTGGTTTGCAAGTTCGTCGAATGTCGGTATTAATAAATGGAG ATTCCTCCTACAATGCCTTGATGATTTGGACAATAGTTTGAGGAAATTGAATTCACGATTGTTCGTGGTACGCGGTCAACCGGCGGATGCGTTGCCGAAATTATTTCAAGAATGGGGCACCACATCTTTGACATTCGAGGAGGACCCGGAGCCGTACGGTCGGGTCAGGGACCACAATATAACGACGAAATGCCGCGAAGTCGGGATAAATGTCCTGTCACGGGCGTCACACACCCTGTATAAGCTGGAcaa CATCATTGAACGGAATGGTGGCAAGGCTCCACTCACATACCACCAATTTCAAGCCCTTATAGCAAGTATGCCCGCCCCGCCGCCTTCAGAATCGACCATAACGCTGGAATCTttaaatggcgctacaacaccACTATTGGCAGATCATGACGATCGGTTTGGAGTTCCAACGCTTGAGGAGCTCG GTTTTGAAACTGATGGTCTAAAGGCGCCGGTCTGGATTGGCGGTGAGACCGAGGCTTTGGCGCGTTTAGAGAGACATTTGGAGAGGAAGGCTTGGGTCGCCTCATTTGGAAGACCGAAAATGACTCCACAGTCCTTGTTGGCGAGTCAGACTGGTCTATCGCCGTATTTAAG attcgGTTGTCTATCGACgcgtttgttttattaccaACTTACCGATTTGTATGAGAGGATTAAAAGGGTCAGACCTCCGCTGTCTTTGCATGGACAGATATTGTGGAGGGAGTTTTTCTATTGCGCCGCAACTCGCAACCCTAATTTTGATAGAATGGTCGGAAATCCAATTTGCGTACAAATACCGTGGGAAAAAAACAAGGAAGCACTGGCTAAATGGGCCAAT ggTCAGACAGGGTTTCCGTGGATTGATGCGATAATGGTACAGTTGAGGGATGAAGGCTGGATCCATCATTTGGCAAGACATGCCGTGGCGTGTTTTCTCACTCGTGGGGATCTTTGGATTTCATGGGAGGAAGGAATGAAG GTCTTTGACGAATTACTTTTGGATGCTGACTGGTCGGTGAATGCTGGTATGTGGATGTGGTTGTCCTGTTCGTCGTTCTTCCAACAATTCTTCCACTGCTATTGTCCGGTTCGATTCGGACGAAAAACTGATCCGAATGGAGATTTTATAAG GAAATATATTCCCGCCTTGAAAAATATGCCGACACGATATATACACGAGCCCTGGATGGCGCCATCTAGCGTCCAACAGGCGGCCAGATGCGTTATAGGGAGAGACTACCCAATGCCCATAATTGATCATTCCAAGGCCTCGCAGGTTAATATTGAGAGGATCAAACAGGTGTATGCACAGCTGGCGAAGTTTAAACCTCAAG gtgTTCTGAACCCTCAAATCGTTCAACGTCCGAATGTTATGCAGTCTTCTCCGAGCCCCACATCAATAATCGCCAGTATCAATCAGTCAAATTTCCTGTGCAATACCACCCCTGAAGGACAGAGTTCGAATCCTCCAAACGCAGAGCGAGAGGAGGATGACATTTTCATTCGTCCAACTAGTTTCATTCGTCCCATATTGGATTCCTCAAAATCTCTATTCAAGCAAGTCGTGTTAGTGCAACAACAGAagacaacaaaaatataccaaCAGCCCCTATGCCCACCTAAGGAACATGTTATGAACGTAGGACTGAATATAGCTTACAAAGAAAAAACAGAAAATGACTTCAAAAAAGAAAAGGAGAAATACGATTCCACAGATACAGAGAAAAAGTACAATGGTATGAACAATATAGAAGAAAGTTATATAGACTCACCCCTAAATGAGTATGATTTAAAGCAAGGAGAGATGGAGgataaaaatgcaaaaatacatcaaaTGGTTATCAATAGTGATAGACAGGATCTCGGTTTACCTGAAGATAGTCCTGAGTCACACAAAAATTGA